From the genome of Devriesea agamarum, one region includes:
- a CDS encoding ABC transporter ATP-binding protein, translating to MKLEVRDLAVDIGHRKIFSDVNLSCQSGQLVALVGASGSGKTTLLNCLGQLQRASSGSIRINGEEASHWSDRRRARFWRQSAAFVYQDYGIVEEESVGFNVALSDIPVFRRRPRITNRLRECLDAVGLGGRESEPVSVLSGGEKQRCGVARALYKKAECLFVDEPTASLDAANRKAISELLVSSARSGALVIVATHDDQLAAEADQTLLLS from the coding sequence ATGAAATTAGAGGTGCGGGACCTAGCCGTTGACATCGGCCACCGCAAGATATTTAGCGATGTGAACCTGTCATGCCAGTCCGGCCAGCTCGTGGCCCTCGTCGGCGCTTCCGGGTCGGGTAAAACCACGCTGCTGAACTGTCTGGGGCAGTTGCAACGGGCCAGTTCAGGAAGCATTCGGATCAACGGTGAGGAAGCTTCGCACTGGTCAGACCGTAGGCGCGCCCGGTTCTGGCGGCAAAGCGCGGCCTTCGTATATCAGGACTACGGTATCGTCGAAGAAGAATCGGTCGGGTTCAACGTGGCGCTCTCCGACATCCCGGTATTCCGTCGCCGCCCACGGATCACCAACCGGCTACGCGAATGCTTGGACGCGGTCGGCCTCGGAGGCCGTGAATCTGAACCAGTGAGCGTTCTGTCCGGGGGAGAGAAACAGCGGTGTGGAGTGGCCAGGGCGCTATATAAGAAGGCGGAGTGCCTATTCGTCGATGAGCCGACCGCGTCTCTAGATGCGGCCAACCGCAAGGCCATCTCCGAGCTTCTGGTCAGCTCTGCCCGCTCGGGAGCTCTCGTGATCGTTGCAACCCATGACGACCAGCTCGCCGCCGAAGCCGACCAAACCCTCCTGCTCAGCTGA
- the rplN gene encoding 50S ribosomal protein L14 has translation MIQQESRLKVADNTGAKQILCIRVLGGSGRRYASIGDVIVATVKDAIPGGNVKKGDVVKAVVVRTTKERRRPDGSYIRFDENAAVILKNDGEPRGTRIFGPVGRELRDKRFMKIISLAPEVL, from the coding sequence GTGATCCAGCAGGAGTCGCGACTCAAAGTCGCCGACAACACGGGGGCGAAGCAGATTCTCTGCATCCGTGTTCTCGGTGGCTCCGGTCGCCGTTATGCGAGCATCGGCGACGTCATCGTGGCGACCGTCAAGGACGCCATCCCCGGCGGCAACGTCAAAAAAGGCGACGTCGTCAAAGCCGTCGTCGTGCGCACGACCAAGGAACGTCGTCGTCCCGACGGTTCCTACATCCGTTTCGACGAGAACGCGGCGGTGATCCTCAAGAACGACGGCGAGCCGCGTGGCACCCGTATCTTCGGCCCGGTTGGCCGTGAGCTGCGCGATAAGCGGTTCATGAAGATCATCTCGCTGGCACCGGAGGTGCTGTGA
- the rplX gene encoding 50S ribosomal protein L24, which translates to MPKMKIKKGDLVQVITGRTSDEDKAAKRNLKAGDKGKQGRVLEVFPDEQKVLVEGVNRRTHHLKPGQQAGSRAGGIEHREAPIHVSNVALVDPSDNKPTKVGFRVESVEVEGGRTKQVRVRYSKRTGKDI; encoded by the coding sequence ATGCCGAAGATGAAGATTAAAAAGGGTGACCTGGTTCAGGTCATCACCGGTCGCACCAGCGATGAAGACAAAGCTGCCAAGCGCAATCTGAAGGCTGGCGACAAGGGAAAGCAGGGCCGCGTGCTCGAAGTTTTCCCGGACGAGCAGAAGGTTCTGGTTGAGGGCGTTAACCGCCGCACCCACCACCTGAAGCCGGGGCAGCAGGCCGGAAGCCGCGCGGGCGGGATCGAGCACCGCGAGGCGCCGATCCACGTGTCCAACGTGGCGCTGGTTGACCCCTCCGATAACAAGCCCACCAAGGTCGGTTTCCGCGTCGAGTCCGTCGAGGTCGAGGGCGGCCGCACCAAGCAGGTCCGAGTGCGCTACTCCAAGCGCACGGGGAAGGACATCTGA
- the rplE gene encoding 50S ribosomal protein L5: MTETQTPRQLPRLKSVYRDEIKNKLTEQFGYKNVMLVPGLTKIVVNMGVGDAARDSKVIDGAIRDLAAITGQKPQVTKARKSIAQFKLREGMPIGCHVTLRGDRMWEFLDRLLSTALPRIRDFRGLSPKQFDGNGNYTFGLTEQVMFHEIDQDKIDRVRGMDITVVTTAKTDDEGRALLKLLGFPFKEN; encoded by the coding sequence ATGACCGAGACCCAGACCCCCCGCCAGCTCCCGCGGCTGAAGTCCGTCTACCGCGACGAGATTAAGAACAAGCTCACCGAGCAGTTCGGCTACAAGAACGTCATGCTGGTGCCCGGCCTGACCAAGATCGTCGTGAACATGGGCGTCGGCGACGCCGCACGCGACTCCAAGGTCATCGACGGTGCGATCCGCGACCTCGCGGCGATCACCGGCCAGAAACCGCAGGTCACCAAGGCCCGCAAGTCCATCGCCCAGTTCAAACTGCGTGAAGGCATGCCCATTGGTTGCCATGTCACCCTGCGCGGTGACCGCATGTGGGAGTTCCTGGACCGTCTGCTGTCCACTGCTCTTCCGCGTATCCGCGACTTCCGCGGCCTCTCGCCGAAGCAGTTCGACGGGAACGGCAACTACACCTTCGGTCTGACGGAGCAGGTCATGTTCCACGAGATCGACCAGGACAAGATCGACCGTGTCCGCGGTATGGACATCACGGTCGTGACCACCGCGAAGACCGACGACGAGGGACGCGCGCTGCTCAAGCTGCTCGGCTTCCCCTTCAAGGAGAACTGA
- a CDS encoding type Z 30S ribosomal protein S14 — protein sequence MAKTALIKKQERKPKFAVRAYTRCQKCGRPHSVYRKFGLCRICVREMAHRGELPGVTKSSW from the coding sequence ATGGCCAAGACTGCCCTGATTAAGAAGCAGGAGCGCAAGCCGAAGTTCGCGGTGCGCGCCTACACCCGATGCCAGAAGTGCGGACGTCCGCACTCGGTGTACCGCAAGTTCGGCCTGTGCCGCATCTGCGTGCGGGAGATGGCTCACCGCGGTGAGCTGCCCGGCGTGACAAAGAGCAGCTGGTAA
- the rpsH gene encoding 30S ribosomal protein S8, producing the protein MTMTDPIADMLTRLRNANSAYHESVSMPYSKLKSRIADILKAEGYILGWHEEEAEVGKTLVLDLKYGKSRERAISGVRRISKPGLRVYAKSTNLPKVLGGLGVAILSTSSGLLTDKQAAKKGVGGEVLAYIW; encoded by the coding sequence ATGACAATGACTGATCCGATCGCGGATATGCTCACGCGCCTGCGGAACGCCAACTCGGCGTACCACGAGTCCGTGTCCATGCCGTATTCCAAGCTGAAGTCCCGCATCGCGGACATCCTGAAGGCTGAGGGCTACATCCTCGGCTGGCATGAAGAAGAGGCCGAGGTCGGCAAGACCCTGGTCCTGGACCTCAAGTACGGCAAGAGCCGTGAGCGCGCCATCTCTGGTGTTCGCCGCATCTCCAAGCCGGGCCTGCGGGTCTACGCCAAGTCCACCAACCTGCCCAAGGTTCTCGGCGGCCTCGGCGTGGCAATTCTGTCCACGTCCTCCGGCCTCCTGACCGACAAGCAGGCTGCCAAGAAGGGTGTGGGTGGGGAAGTCCTCGCCTACATCTGGTAA
- the rplF gene encoding 50S ribosomal protein L6: MSRIGRLPVPVPEKIENVTIDGQVVTVKGPKGELSHTVPAPLTVERGEDGSIVVSRPDDERVSKSLHGLTRTLVNNMVLGVTEGYTKKLEIVGTGYRVVAKGSDLEFALGFSHPVIVKAPEGITFSVETPTKFSVSGIDKQQVGEVAANIRKIRKPEPYKGKGVRYAGENVLRKAGKAGK, from the coding sequence ATGTCTCGAATTGGACGTCTGCCGGTCCCGGTGCCGGAGAAGATCGAGAACGTAACCATTGACGGTCAGGTCGTGACCGTTAAAGGCCCCAAGGGAGAACTCAGCCATACGGTGCCCGCGCCGCTGACGGTCGAGCGCGGTGAAGACGGCAGCATCGTCGTCAGCCGCCCGGACGACGAGCGCGTGAGCAAGTCGCTGCACGGGCTGACCCGCACCCTTGTGAACAACATGGTCCTCGGCGTGACCGAGGGCTACACCAAGAAGCTCGAAATCGTCGGCACGGGCTACCGTGTCGTCGCCAAGGGCTCGGACCTCGAGTTCGCCCTCGGGTTTTCCCACCCGGTGATTGTGAAGGCCCCCGAAGGCATCACCTTCAGCGTGGAGACCCCGACGAAGTTTTCGGTGTCAGGCATCGATAAGCAGCAGGTCGGCGAAGTAGCGGCGAACATCCGTAAGATCCGCAAGCCCGAGCCGTACAAGGGCAAGGGCGTGCGCTACGCAGGCGAGAACGTCCTGCGCAAGGCCGGAAAGGCTGGTAAGTGA
- the rplR gene encoding 50S ribosomal protein L18, with amino-acid sequence MGYAHKHTSGGAGTRTRARGRRHLRLRKRIVGTAERPRLVVTRSSRHVFVQVVDDSKGITLVSGSTFEAELRATEATKTDKARRVGVLVGERAKAAGIESVVFDRSGNKYHGRVAAVADGAREAGLTL; translated from the coding sequence ATGGGTTACGCACACAAGCACACCAGCGGCGGAGCCGGTACCCGCACCCGTGCCCGGGGGCGTCGTCACCTGCGTCTACGCAAGCGCATCGTGGGCACGGCCGAGCGGCCGCGTCTGGTTGTCACCCGCTCCTCGCGGCACGTGTTCGTCCAGGTGGTCGACGACTCCAAGGGCATCACCCTGGTGTCTGGCTCCACCTTCGAGGCGGAACTGCGCGCCACCGAGGCGACTAAGACCGACAAGGCTCGCCGCGTGGGCGTCCTGGTCGGCGAACGCGCCAAGGCGGCCGGGATCGAAAGCGTCGTCTTCGACCGCTCGGGGAACAAGTACCACGGCCGCGTGGCCGCCGTTGCTGACGGCGCCCGCGAGGCTGGGCTGACCCTGTGA
- the rpsE gene encoding 30S ribosomal protein S5, protein MAAQQRNNGPANNGRRGEGEDRRGESRDSRQGGRRGEGRGRQEAEKSAFVERVVTINRVSKVVKGGRRFSFTALVVVGDGDGTVGVGYGKAKEVPAAIAKGVEEAKKSFFRVPRIQGTITHPVQGEEAAGVVLLRPAAPGTGVIAGGPVRAVLECAGVHDVLSKSLGSSNAINIVRATIAALKGLEEPEAVAARRGLPVEHVVPAQLLRAQAAGRAAARADREAKAGA, encoded by the coding sequence ATGGCTGCACAGCAGCGGAATAACGGTCCCGCGAATAACGGTCGTCGGGGCGAGGGCGAGGATCGTCGGGGCGAGTCCCGCGATTCGCGTCAGGGCGGACGTCGCGGCGAAGGCCGCGGCCGCCAGGAAGCGGAAAAGTCAGCGTTCGTCGAGCGCGTTGTGACCATCAACCGCGTGTCGAAGGTCGTCAAGGGCGGTCGTCGTTTCTCCTTCACCGCACTGGTTGTGGTGGGCGATGGCGATGGCACCGTCGGCGTTGGCTACGGCAAGGCTAAGGAAGTTCCCGCGGCGATTGCCAAGGGTGTTGAGGAGGCGAAGAAGAGCTTCTTCCGTGTTCCCCGCATCCAGGGCACCATCACTCACCCGGTGCAGGGTGAGGAAGCCGCCGGCGTCGTGCTCCTGCGCCCGGCCGCTCCCGGTACCGGTGTAATCGCCGGTGGTCCGGTGCGCGCCGTGCTCGAGTGCGCTGGCGTGCACGATGTGCTCTCCAAGTCGCTCGGTTCCTCCAACGCGATCAACATCGTGCGGGCAACCATCGCGGCGCTGAAGGGCCTTGAGGAACCTGAAGCGGTTGCGGCTCGCCGTGGCCTGCCTGTGGAGCACGTCGTTCCGGCGCAGCTCCTGCGGGCTCAGGCTGCTGGTCGTGCGGCGGCTCGTGCCGATCGTGAAGCAAAGGCAGGTGCGTGA
- the rpmD gene encoding 50S ribosomal protein L30, which yields MMQLKVTQTRSEIGGKQNQRDTLRSLGLKRIGDVVVKEDRPEIRGMIRTVTHLVTVEEVE from the coding sequence GTGATGCAGCTGAAGGTGACCCAGACCAGGTCAGAGATCGGCGGTAAGCAGAACCAGCGCGACACCCTGCGTAGCCTCGGGCTCAAGCGCATCGGTGACGTCGTGGTGAAAGAAGACCGCCCCGAAATCCGCGGCATGATCCGCACCGTCACCCACCTGGTGACGGTTGAAGAGGTGGAGTGA
- the rplO gene encoding 50S ribosomal protein L15, whose protein sequence is MSDKTTSEGPLKLHDLRPAPGAKTAKTRVGRGEASKGKTAGRGTKGTKARYQVPATFEGGQMPLHMRLPKLRGFTNPFRVEYQVVNLMTLQRLFPEGGDVTVEELVAKGAVRKNQLVKVLGTGEVSVALNVTAHKFSGSAQEKITAAGGTVTTL, encoded by the coding sequence ATGAGCGATAAGACCACGAGCGAAGGCCCGCTGAAGCTCCACGACCTGCGTCCGGCCCCCGGCGCCAAAACCGCGAAGACCCGCGTGGGTCGCGGTGAGGCGTCCAAGGGTAAGACTGCTGGCCGTGGTACCAAGGGTACGAAAGCCCGCTACCAGGTTCCCGCCACGTTTGAAGGTGGGCAGATGCCGCTGCACATGCGTCTGCCGAAGCTTCGCGGGTTCACCAACCCGTTCCGTGTGGAATACCAGGTTGTGAACCTGATGACGCTGCAGAGGCTGTTCCCCGAGGGCGGCGACGTCACGGTGGAAGAGCTCGTAGCCAAGGGCGCGGTGCGCAAGAACCAGCTGGTGAAGGTGCTCGGCACCGGAGAGGTGTCTGTCGCGTTGAACGTGACGGCTCATAAGTTCTCCGGCTCCGCGCAGGAGAAGATTACCGCCGCTGGCGGTACCGTCACCACGCTGTGA
- the secY gene encoding preprotein translocase subunit SecY, producing the protein MLNAFVRAFRTPELRNKLLFTLALLVIYRLGVFIPAPGVNYQNVLFCVDQQRHSGDANVLGMINLFSGGALLQLSIFALGVMPYITASIIIQLLRVVIPRFEALHKEGQSGTAKLTQYTRYLTIGLAVLQSTVIITTVRTGQFFHGCAVSPIPDDNIIVLLLMIVAMTAGTGLIMWMGEIITERGVGNGMSILIFTSIAAGFPASLGQILTGQGWFTFSIIIVVGLLVIVGVIFVEQSQRQIPVQYAKRMIGRRLYGGTSTYIPIKVNQAGVIPVIFASSILALPHLATSFGAPDAGWVQWINNNLVPGQGFSWMYTTVYLILIIFFAFFYVSITFNPEEIADNMKKYGGFIPGVRAGRPTERYLQYVINRILTPGSLYLGVISLIPLLAFAFLGADQNFPFGGASILIIVGVGLDTVKQIDAKLQQHHYEGILR; encoded by the coding sequence GTGCTCAACGCCTTCGTCCGTGCATTCCGCACGCCGGAGTTGCGCAATAAGCTGCTGTTCACACTCGCTTTGCTCGTCATCTACCGGCTCGGGGTTTTCATCCCGGCACCCGGAGTGAACTACCAGAACGTGTTGTTCTGTGTTGACCAGCAGCGCCATTCTGGTGACGCGAACGTGCTGGGCATGATCAATCTGTTCTCCGGCGGCGCTTTGCTTCAGCTCTCCATTTTCGCGCTCGGCGTGATGCCGTACATTACGGCGTCGATCATCATCCAGCTGCTGCGCGTGGTGATCCCACGTTTTGAAGCGCTCCATAAGGAAGGGCAGTCCGGCACCGCCAAGCTGACCCAGTACACCCGTTACTTGACCATCGGGCTCGCAGTGCTGCAGTCCACGGTCATTATTACGACGGTGCGTACGGGCCAGTTCTTCCACGGGTGCGCTGTCAGCCCGATCCCCGACGACAACATCATCGTGCTCTTGCTGATGATCGTCGCGATGACCGCGGGCACCGGTCTGATCATGTGGATGGGTGAAATTATTACCGAGCGCGGGGTCGGCAACGGCATGTCGATCCTCATTTTCACCTCCATTGCCGCAGGATTCCCAGCCTCCCTCGGCCAGATCCTGACCGGCCAGGGTTGGTTTACCTTCTCCATCATCATCGTGGTGGGTCTGCTGGTGATCGTCGGCGTGATCTTCGTGGAACAGTCCCAGCGGCAGATCCCGGTGCAGTACGCCAAACGCATGATTGGCCGCCGGCTCTACGGCGGAACCTCCACCTACATTCCGATCAAGGTCAACCAGGCTGGCGTGATCCCGGTGATCTTCGCGTCCTCAATCCTCGCGTTGCCGCACCTTGCAACCTCCTTCGGCGCGCCGGACGCAGGCTGGGTGCAGTGGATTAACAACAACTTGGTTCCCGGCCAGGGCTTCTCCTGGATGTACACCACCGTGTACCTGATCCTGATTATCTTCTTCGCGTTCTTCTACGTGTCGATCACTTTCAACCCGGAAGAGATCGCCGACAACATGAAGAAGTACGGTGGTTTCATCCCCGGTGTGCGCGCCGGACGGCCCACCGAACGCTACCTGCAATACGTGATCAACCGGATCCTGACCCCAGGTTCGCTCTACCTCGGTGTGATCTCGCTGATCCCGCTGCTCGCGTTTGCGTTCCTCGGAGCCGACCAAAACTTCCCATTCGGCGGAGCCTCCATTTTGATCATTGTTGGCGTGGGTCTGGATACGGTTAAGCAGATCGATGCCAAGCTTCAGCAACACCATTACGAAGGAATTCTCCGGTGA
- a CDS encoding adenylate kinase, with translation MRKLLIIGAPGAGKGTQAARISKQLGIPAISTGDIFRANVSQSTELGVLAKSYMDKGEYVPDEVTNDMVADRLRHDDAQDGFLLDGYPRTLAQVQALDAMLGDDGLDAVLLLEVDTDAVIGRLVQRGREQGRSDDTEETIRHRLEVYAEQTAPLIDVYEQRGLVHRIDGMANIDEVTGRLMAVLGSPA, from the coding sequence CTGCGCAAACTGCTCATCATCGGTGCGCCGGGTGCGGGCAAGGGTACCCAAGCTGCTCGCATCTCAAAGCAGCTCGGCATCCCGGCTATTTCCACCGGAGATATTTTCCGTGCCAACGTGTCACAGTCCACGGAGCTCGGGGTGCTTGCCAAGTCCTATATGGACAAGGGCGAGTACGTCCCCGATGAGGTCACCAACGATATGGTGGCGGACCGGCTTCGCCACGATGACGCACAGGACGGTTTTCTGCTCGACGGGTATCCCCGGACCCTTGCCCAGGTGCAGGCGTTAGATGCGATGCTCGGCGACGACGGTCTCGATGCCGTGCTCCTGCTGGAGGTTGACACTGACGCGGTGATTGGCCGCCTGGTGCAGCGAGGCCGCGAACAGGGCCGCAGCGATGACACCGAAGAAACCATCCGGCATCGGCTAGAGGTCTACGCTGAGCAGACCGCCCCGCTGATCGACGTGTACGAACAGCGCGGCCTGGTGCATCGGATCGATGGCATGGCCAATATTGACGAGGTCACGGGGCGCCTCATGGCCGTTTTGGGTTCACCCGCGTGA
- the map gene encoding type I methionyl aminopeptidase — MSWRRRERVELKTPEQIALMRRAGALIAEVHRQVREAIQPGVTTLQLDTLAETIIRDHGATPNFKGYQGFPATLCVSVNEEIVHGIPGDRVIHDGDVVSVDGGCVVEGWHSDSAFTAIAGQPRNDEDVRLVDVTERAMWAGIAAFASANRVGDIGAAVEDEVFSLVGEELCHLEDFGGHGIGTAMHQPPDVMNFRTRDRGPKVCAGMCLAIEPMLVDGPADYAVLEDDWTIVTTSGRRAAHWEHSVARTDDGILVLTAADGGVAGLEPFGVTPVSDPLTA; from the coding sequence GTGAGCTGGCGGCGCCGGGAGCGCGTTGAACTGAAGACCCCCGAACAGATCGCGCTCATGCGACGTGCGGGAGCATTAATAGCTGAGGTGCATCGACAGGTGCGCGAAGCTATTCAGCCGGGCGTTACGACATTGCAGCTCGACACCCTGGCCGAAACCATCATCCGTGACCACGGCGCGACCCCGAACTTTAAGGGATACCAAGGGTTTCCCGCGACACTGTGCGTCAGCGTCAACGAGGAAATTGTGCACGGCATCCCCGGTGACCGTGTGATTCATGACGGCGATGTGGTGTCCGTGGACGGGGGATGTGTCGTCGAAGGCTGGCATTCCGACAGTGCCTTTACCGCCATTGCTGGTCAGCCGCGAAACGACGAGGATGTGCGGTTGGTGGACGTCACCGAACGTGCGATGTGGGCTGGTATTGCGGCGTTTGCCTCGGCAAACCGGGTCGGTGATATCGGTGCGGCAGTGGAAGACGAAGTGTTTTCCCTGGTCGGTGAGGAGCTGTGCCACCTGGAAGATTTCGGCGGCCACGGCATTGGAACCGCTATGCACCAACCGCCCGACGTCATGAACTTTCGCACCCGCGATCGCGGACCGAAAGTGTGCGCTGGGATGTGCCTGGCTATTGAGCCGATGCTGGTCGATGGTCCCGCGGATTACGCCGTGCTCGAAGATGACTGGACGATTGTGACCACCAGTGGTCGCCGGGCAGCGCACTGGGAGCATTCGGTGGCGCGGACGGATGACGGGATCTTGGTGCTGACCGCCGCGGACGGTGGGGTAGCGGGCCTGGAACCGTTTGGTGTAACACCGGTCAGTGATCCGCTTACCGCGTGA
- the infA gene encoding translation initiation factor IF-1, producing the protein MAKKDGVIEIEGTVTEALPNAFFRVQLENGHMVLAHISGKMRQHYIRILPEDRVVVELSPYDLDRGRIVYRYK; encoded by the coding sequence ATGGCCAAAAAAGACGGTGTGATCGAGATCGAGGGGACTGTCACTGAGGCGCTGCCCAACGCTTTCTTCCGGGTCCAACTGGAGAATGGGCACATGGTTCTCGCGCATATTTCCGGCAAAATGCGTCAGCATTACATCCGGATTCTGCCCGAGGACCGGGTCGTTGTGGAACTGAGTCCTTACGACCTCGACCGTGGACGCATCGTCTACCGCTATAAGTGA
- the rpmJ gene encoding 50S ribosomal protein L36: MKVNPSVKKICDKCKVISRHSRVMVICENPRHKQRQG; this comes from the coding sequence ATGAAGGTTAACCCGAGTGTTAAGAAGATCTGCGACAAGTGCAAGGTGATTTCTCGCCACAGCCGCGTCATGGTGATTTGCGAAAACCCGCGCCACAAACAGCGCCAGGGTTGA
- the rpsM gene encoding 30S ribosomal protein S13, which produces MARLAGVDLPREKRLEVALTYIFGVGKTRAQETLAATGISGDKRVRDLGDEELVALRDHIEGNYKIEGDLRREIAADIRRKVEIGCYEGLRHRRGLPVRGQRTKTNARTRKGPKRTVAGKKKAR; this is translated from the coding sequence ATGGCACGTCTGGCAGGCGTTGACCTCCCCCGCGAAAAGCGGCTCGAGGTCGCACTGACCTATATCTTCGGCGTGGGTAAAACCCGCGCTCAGGAGACCCTGGCTGCAACCGGGATCTCCGGGGACAAGCGAGTTCGGGATCTCGGTGACGAAGAACTGGTTGCACTGCGCGACCACATCGAGGGTAACTACAAGATCGAGGGTGATCTGCGTCGCGAAATCGCCGCTGACATCCGGCGCAAGGTTGAGATTGGCTGCTACGAGGGGCTGCGCCACCGCCGTGGCCTGCCCGTGCGCGGTCAGCGGACGAAGACTAACGCCCGCACCCGTAAGGGCCCCAAGCGCACCGTGGCCGGCAAGAAGAAGGCCCGCTGA
- the rpsK gene encoding 30S ribosomal protein S11 has product MPPKSRQASAARKPRRKDKKNVVSGQAHIKSTFNNTIVSITDPTGAVISWASSGQVGFKGSRKSTPFAAQLAAEAAARRAQEHGMKKVDVFVKGPGSGRETAIRSLTAAGLEVGSIQDVTPQPHNGCRPPKRRRV; this is encoded by the coding sequence ATGCCTCCCAAGAGCCGTCAGGCTTCCGCAGCCCGCAAGCCGCGCCGCAAGGATAAAAAGAATGTTGTGAGCGGTCAGGCTCACATCAAGAGCACGTTTAACAACACCATCGTCTCCATCACCGACCCGACTGGCGCGGTGATCTCCTGGGCTTCATCCGGCCAGGTTGGCTTCAAGGGCTCTCGTAAGTCCACCCCGTTCGCCGCGCAGCTCGCGGCCGAGGCTGCCGCCCGCCGCGCTCAGGAGCATGGCATGAAGAAGGTTGACGTTTTCGTCAAGGGCCCGGGTTCCGGTCGCGAGACCGCCATCCGCTCCCTGACCGCTGCTGGCCTCGAGGTCGGCTCGATTCAGGACGTCACCCCCCAGCCCCACAACGGTTGCCGCCCGCCCAAGCGTCGGCGCGTCTGA